The Neisseria sicca genome includes a window with the following:
- a CDS encoding DUF808 domain-containing protein, protein MAFASLFTLLDDITAVLDDVALMTKMAAKKTAGVVGDDLALNANQVTGVSAERELPIIWAVAKGSLVNKLILVPLALLLSAFLPKLITPLLMIGGIYLCFEGVEKLLHKFLHRHEAHDDEEAAAETLDEKTKIKGAIRTDFILSAEIIIIALGVVEKYDLMTRSLVMAAIGIGMTAFVYGLVGIIVKLDDFGMLLMRQKSTGIQTVGQGLIAFMPWFMRGLSVVGTLAMFLVGGGLIAHNLGFLHDFLHAQHWDSGLMEHIANLAVGLIAGAVACAVALPLMKLFQKH, encoded by the coding sequence ATGGCCTTTGCCTCGCTTTTCACCCTTTTGGACGATATTACCGCTGTCTTGGACGATGTTGCCCTGATGACCAAAATGGCCGCCAAGAAAACGGCGGGCGTGGTCGGCGATGATTTGGCGCTTAATGCAAATCAGGTTACGGGCGTGTCGGCGGAACGCGAGCTGCCGATTATTTGGGCGGTAGCGAAAGGTTCTTTGGTGAACAAGCTGATTTTGGTGCCGCTGGCTTTGTTGCTATCCGCCTTTTTGCCGAAGCTCATTACGCCTTTATTAATGATAGGCGGGATTTATTTGTGTTTCGAGGGTGTGGAGAAGCTGTTGCATAAGTTTTTGCACCGCCACGAAGCGCACGACGACGAGGAAGCCGCCGCCGAAACGTTGGACGAAAAAACCAAGATTAAAGGCGCGATTCGTACGGATTTCATCCTGTCTGCCGAAATCATTATTATTGCTTTGGGCGTGGTCGAAAAATACGACCTGATGACCCGTTCGCTGGTGATGGCGGCAATCGGCATCGGTATGACCGCTTTTGTATACGGTTTGGTCGGCATTATCGTCAAACTCGACGACTTCGGTATGCTGCTGATGCGTCAAAAAAGTACGGGCATCCAAACGGTCGGACAGGGTCTGATTGCCTTTATGCCTTGGTTTATGCGCGGTTTGAGCGTGGTGGGTACGCTTGCCATGTTCCTTGTCGGCGGCGGTCTGATTGCGCACAACTTGGGCTTTTTGCATGATTTCTTACACGCGCAACATTGGGACAGCGGCTTGATGGAGCATATCGCCAACCTTGCCGTCGGGCTGATTGCCGGTGCCGTCGCCTGCGCCGTTGCACTGCCTTTGATGAAGCTGTTTCAAAAACACTAA
- the trpA gene encoding tryptophan synthase subunit alpha encodes MSRIQQTFAALDGAKALIPYITVGDPNLDTTLALMHSLVENGADILELGVPFSDPMADGPTIQRAAERALANKVSLNDVLNIVRRFRETNGNTPVVLMGYLNPIHKIGYQAFAQAAAEAGVDGVLTVDSPVETITPLHDELKARGIDCIFLIAPTTTEERIQTIARVAGGFVYYVSLKGVTGAASLDTEEVSRKIELLRKYIDIPIGVGFGISNAESARKIGAVADAVIVGSRIVKEIENNAGREAEAVGALAKELKDAIR; translated from the coding sequence ATGAGCAGAATCCAGCAAACCTTTGCCGCGCTTGACGGCGCAAAAGCCCTGATTCCCTATATCACCGTAGGCGATCCCAATCTCGACACCACTCTTGCGCTGATGCACAGTTTGGTTGAAAACGGCGCCGACATCCTCGAATTGGGCGTTCCTTTTTCCGACCCGATGGCGGACGGTCCGACCATCCAGCGCGCTGCCGAGCGTGCGTTGGCAAACAAAGTTTCCCTCAACGACGTATTGAATATCGTACGCCGCTTCCGCGAAACAAACGGCAACACACCCGTCGTCTTGATGGGTTATCTGAACCCGATTCACAAAATAGGTTATCAAGCATTTGCCCAAGCGGCGGCCGAAGCCGGCGTGGACGGCGTGCTGACTGTCGATTCTCCTGTTGAAACCATCACCCCGCTGCACGACGAACTCAAAGCGCGCGGCATCGATTGTATCTTCCTGATTGCCCCGACCACGACCGAAGAGCGCATTCAAACCATCGCCCGAGTTGCAGGCGGCTTTGTCTATTACGTTTCGCTCAAAGGCGTTACCGGCGCGGCAAGTTTGGATACCGAGGAAGTTTCGCGTAAAATAGAGCTTTTGCGCAAGTATATCGACATCCCGATCGGCGTTGGCTTCGGCATCAGCAATGCCGAAAGCGCGCGCAAAATCGGTGCTGTTGCCGATGCTGTCATCGTCGGCAGCCGCATCGTCAAAGAAATTGAAAATAACGCAGGCCGCGAAGCAGAAGCCGTCGGCGCGTTGGCGAAAGAATTAAAAGACGCAATCCGTTAA
- the accD gene encoding acetyl-CoA carboxylase, carboxyltransferase subunit beta: protein MSWLDKILPPKIKNRSKDEGSSNVPEGLWHKCPSCSATIYSTELQQNDRVCPKCNHHNPLSARERLNLLLDEEGREEIAANIKPTDPLKFKDSKKYPERLTAARKSTGEDDAMVVMKGFMNGLPVVIAAFEFRFIGGSMGSVVGERFVQGVRRAVADNCSFICVAASGGARMQEGVNSLMQMTKTSAALHLLTEKHLPFISVLTDPTMGGVSASFAFLGDVVLAEPNALIGFAGPRVIEQTVRETLPEGFQRAEFLLEKGAIDQIVDRRNMKQRISDLITLLRREDKVNAA, encoded by the coding sequence ATGAGTTGGTTAGACAAAATCCTACCGCCCAAAATCAAAAACCGCAGCAAAGACGAAGGCTCGTCCAACGTTCCCGAAGGTCTGTGGCACAAATGCCCGTCCTGTTCGGCAACCATCTACTCGACCGAGCTTCAGCAAAACGACCGAGTTTGCCCAAAATGTAACCACCACAACCCACTTTCCGCACGCGAACGCCTCAATTTGCTTCTGGACGAAGAGGGCCGCGAAGAAATCGCCGCCAACATCAAACCGACCGACCCGCTGAAATTTAAAGACAGCAAAAAATACCCCGAACGCCTGACCGCCGCGCGTAAATCCACCGGCGAAGATGACGCGATGGTCGTGATGAAAGGCTTTATGAACGGCTTGCCGGTCGTGATTGCCGCATTTGAATTCCGCTTTATCGGCGGCTCTATGGGGTCCGTTGTCGGCGAACGCTTCGTCCAAGGCGTGCGCCGTGCCGTAGCCGACAACTGCTCTTTCATCTGCGTTGCCGCATCGGGTGGTGCGCGTATGCAGGAAGGTGTCAACTCATTGATGCAGATGACCAAAACCAGCGCGGCATTGCATCTCCTGACTGAAAAACACCTGCCGTTCATCTCCGTCCTGACCGACCCGACCATGGGCGGCGTATCCGCCAGCTTCGCCTTCCTCGGCGACGTTGTACTTGCCGAACCCAATGCCCTTATCGGTTTTGCCGGTCCGCGCGTTATCGAACAAACCGTCCGCGAAACCTTACCCGAAGGCTTCCAACGCGCAGAATTCCTGCTGGAAAAAGGCGCTATCGACCAAATCGTCGACCGCCGCAATATGAAACAGCGCATCAGCGACCTGATTACCCTGCTGCGCCGCGAAGACAAAGTCAACGCCGCTTAA
- a CDS encoding NosR/NirI family protein, with protein MLSMFAVFVLLFSTLPAYAERLPEFLSKIQPAEIFPGADRYGKPEGKPMVARVYKGDEQLGLVYITTDVVNTRGYSSKPIDTMVALANDGTVAGAKLVDHHEPIMLIGIPQSRVDKFIDKYIGLNFIKNPPTPGVAPGDIISGATVTLMVINDSIQRSFKVVAGKYGLGTDKAVQTTSASPVDTQQATEPATQTRPRRAVNPDKQDIQSWNALLEQKAIGHLHISVDEINKLFEKGGKAGVADHAEQGAGDDTFIDLYTAVVSQPSIGKSLLGEQGWKNLQSRLQPGQQAVLVAGEGRYSWKGSGYVRGGIFDRIEMIQGENSFRFTDAEHERLVSLAAEGAPHFKEVSWFTIPANVEFDAAEPWRLQLMVQRVLSVNDKAFVTADLDYELPKGYYVDDPKAPPVEISAPVEPAAAAGAADAGNGIADQASADDGASNQLWKQVWKAKQGQIIVVSIALTILLLVFLFQDWIVRYEKWYDRFRLVFLTFTLLYIGWYAQAQLSVVNTLTLFSAILTEFRWDFFLMDPIVFILWLFTAATMLLWNRGTFCGWLCPFGSLQELTNRIAKKLGVKQITVPHLLHTRLTAIKYVIFFGLLAISLYDLGTAEKFAEVEPFKTAIILKFVREWWFVAFAVALLVAGLFIERFFCRYLCPLGAGIALPGRFRVFDWLRRYKMCGNPCQICTHECPVQAIAPEGDIHPNECIQCLHCQVMYHHDTRCPQVVATNKKKQKQAAAKAEPETASAKQQPTEQIVQFVKK; from the coding sequence ATGCTGTCGATGTTTGCCGTATTTGTCCTACTGTTTTCGACACTGCCCGCCTATGCCGAGCGTTTGCCGGAATTCCTGTCAAAAATCCAGCCTGCGGAAATTTTTCCAGGTGCAGACCGCTATGGCAAGCCGGAAGGCAAACCTATGGTTGCCCGCGTTTATAAGGGCGACGAGCAGTTGGGCTTGGTGTATATCACAACGGACGTGGTCAACACGCGCGGTTATTCGAGCAAACCGATTGATACGATGGTGGCTTTGGCCAACGATGGAACGGTCGCCGGTGCGAAGCTAGTCGACCACCACGAGCCGATTATGCTTATCGGTATCCCGCAATCGCGCGTGGATAAATTCATCGATAAATATATCGGTTTGAATTTCATTAAGAATCCGCCTACTCCGGGCGTTGCTCCCGGGGACATCATTAGCGGCGCGACCGTTACGCTGATGGTGATTAACGACAGCATCCAGCGTTCGTTCAAAGTGGTTGCCGGCAAATATGGTTTGGGTACCGACAAAGCCGTTCAGACGACCTCTGCCAGTCCTGTGGATACGCAACAGGCTACCGAACCTGCAACTCAAACCCGCCCTCGCCGCGCTGTCAATCCGGACAAACAGGACATCCAATCTTGGAATGCCCTTTTGGAACAAAAAGCCATCGGTCATCTGCATATTTCAGTGGATGAAATCAACAAGCTGTTTGAAAAAGGCGGCAAAGCCGGTGTTGCCGACCACGCCGAACAAGGCGCAGGCGACGATACCTTTATCGATTTGTATACTGCCGTAGTCAGCCAACCCTCCATCGGTAAAAGCCTGCTGGGCGAACAAGGATGGAAAAACCTGCAAAGCCGTCTGCAACCGGGTCAACAAGCTGTCTTGGTCGCCGGTGAAGGCCGCTATTCTTGGAAAGGTTCGGGTTATGTCCGCGGCGGTATTTTCGACCGTATCGAGATGATTCAGGGCGAAAACAGCTTCCGCTTTACCGACGCAGAACACGAACGCTTGGTCAGCCTGGCTGCCGAAGGTGCACCCCACTTTAAAGAAGTATCATGGTTTACCATTCCTGCCAATGTGGAATTCGACGCTGCCGAACCTTGGCGTTTACAGTTGATGGTTCAGCGTGTATTGAGCGTAAACGACAAAGCATTCGTCACTGCCGACTTGGATTACGAACTGCCTAAAGGTTACTATGTCGATGACCCGAAAGCACCGCCCGTTGAAATCAGCGCACCGGTAGAACCTGCCGCAGCTGCAGGTGCTGCAGATGCCGGCAACGGTATTGCCGACCAAGCCAGTGCCGACGACGGCGCATCCAACCAACTGTGGAAACAAGTTTGGAAAGCAAAACAGGGTCAAATCATCGTAGTCAGTATCGCATTGACCATCCTGCTTTTGGTATTCCTGTTCCAAGACTGGATTGTTCGCTACGAAAAATGGTACGACCGTTTCCGCTTGGTATTCCTGACATTTACCCTGTTGTATATCGGCTGGTACGCTCAGGCGCAACTGTCGGTCGTCAATACGCTGACGCTGTTCTCCGCTATCCTGACCGAATTCCGTTGGGACTTCTTCCTGATGGATCCGATTGTGTTCATCCTGTGGCTGTTTACCGCCGCAACCATGCTGCTGTGGAACCGCGGTACATTCTGCGGCTGGCTCTGCCCCTTCGGTTCACTGCAAGAGTTGACCAACCGTATTGCCAAAAAATTGGGCGTGAAACAGATTACCGTGCCGCACCTGCTGCACACACGCCTGACCGCGATTAAATATGTGATTTTCTTCGGCCTATTGGCGATTTCGCTGTATGATTTGGGCACTGCTGAAAAATTTGCCGAAGTAGAACCTTTTAAAACAGCGATTATTTTGAAATTCGTCCGCGAATGGTGGTTTGTCGCGTTTGCCGTTGCCCTCTTGGTTGCCGGCTTGTTCATCGAACGCTTCTTCTGCCGCTATCTGTGCCCGTTGGGCGCAGGCATCGCCCTACCCGGCCGCTTCCGCGTATTCGACTGGCTGCGCCGCTACAAAATGTGTGGCAACCCTTGCCAAATCTGTACGCACGAATGCCCCGTTCAAGCGATTGCACCGGAAGGCGACATCCATCCGAACGAATGTATCCAGTGCCTGCACTGCCAAGTCATGTATCACCATGACACACGTTGTCCGCAAGTTGTGGCAACCAACAAGAAAAAACAAAAACAGGCGGCGGCGAAAGCCGAACCCGAAACCGCATCTGCAAAACAACAGCCTACCGAGCAGATTGTGCAGTTTGTGAAAAAATAA
- the nosZ gene encoding TAT-dependent nitrous-oxide reductase → MSDEKLEQNGLSRRSFLGTAAASGAGIAGAGLLGLAGCSKEGGDKAAASGAAPAAKTESHASAEPGKQTSEVGPGELDQYYGFLSGGQSGEMRLIGVPSMRELMRIPVFNMDSATGWGRTNESLRILNEKNTPETNQFLKDSGLRCYPNGDLHHPHLSFTDQTYDGRYAYANDKANNRVCRIRLDFMKTDKITEIPNVSGVHGLRPQRYPKTGYVFANGEHIVPVSGVGTWNDPKTWNAVYTAIDGETMDIAWQVLVDGNLDNGDADYQGKYSFSTCYNSERALTVAGASSNEQDWCVVFNIAAIEEGIKNGDFKEVNGVKMLDGRAEANSKYTRYIPVPNSPHGCNASPDGKYIMLNGKLSPTVTVLDVSKLDDLFAGKIKERDVVVAEPQLGLGPLHTAFDGRGNAYTTLFIDSQMVKWNIDDAIKAYKGEKVDPIKQKLDVHYQPGHNHTTMGETKEADGKWLVSLNKFSKDRFLNAGPLKPECDQLIDISGDEMRLVHDNPTFAEPHDLCLVAASKVNPKKTWDRKDPWFWQDAVEQAKKDGVELEKAAKVIREGNKVRVYMTAIAPAYSVPQFEVNQGDEVTVYVTNVETIEDLTHGFTLEGYGIAMEIGPQATQSVTFKAVRPGVHWYYCQWFCHALHMEMSGQMIVKPR, encoded by the coding sequence ATGTCAGACGAAAAATTAGAACAAAACGGTTTAAGCCGTCGTTCATTCTTAGGTACTGCCGCCGCTTCCGGCGCAGGTATTGCGGGCGCCGGTCTGTTGGGATTGGCAGGCTGTTCCAAAGAGGGTGGCGATAAAGCCGCCGCTTCAGGTGCTGCACCTGCCGCCAAAACCGAGTCTCATGCCTCTGCCGAACCGGGTAAACAGACTTCCGAAGTCGGTCCGGGCGAACTCGACCAATACTACGGCTTCCTCTCCGGCGGCCAATCGGGCGAAATGCGCTTGATCGGTGTGCCCTCCATGCGCGAACTGATGCGTATCCCTGTGTTTAACATGGACAGCGCGACCGGTTGGGGCCGTACCAACGAGAGCCTGCGTATTTTGAATGAAAAAAATACGCCGGAAACCAACCAGTTCCTGAAAGACAGCGGCTTGCGCTGCTATCCTAACGGCGACTTGCACCATCCGCACTTGTCGTTTACCGACCAAACTTACGACGGCCGCTACGCCTATGCCAACGACAAGGCTAATAATCGTGTCTGCCGAATCCGTCTGGATTTCATGAAAACCGACAAAATCACCGAAATCCCTAATGTTTCCGGCGTACACGGCCTGCGTCCGCAACGTTATCCGAAAACCGGCTATGTCTTTGCCAACGGCGAACACATCGTACCGGTAAGCGGCGTGGGTACTTGGAACGATCCTAAAACTTGGAATGCCGTTTACACCGCCATCGACGGCGAAACCATGGACATCGCATGGCAAGTATTGGTGGACGGCAACTTGGACAACGGCGATGCCGACTACCAAGGCAAATACTCCTTCTCCACCTGCTACAACTCCGAACGCGCCCTGACCGTTGCAGGTGCGTCTTCCAACGAACAAGACTGGTGCGTGGTTTTCAATATTGCCGCCATCGAAGAAGGCATCAAAAACGGCGACTTCAAAGAAGTCAACGGCGTAAAAATGCTGGACGGCCGTGCAGAAGCGAACTCCAAATATACCCGCTACATCCCCGTGCCAAACTCTCCGCACGGCTGTAACGCGTCTCCTGACGGCAAATACATCATGCTCAATGGTAAACTGTCTCCGACCGTTACCGTATTGGATGTCAGCAAACTGGACGATTTGTTCGCAGGCAAAATCAAAGAACGCGACGTAGTCGTTGCCGAACCCCAACTGGGTCTCGGTCCTTTACACACCGCGTTTGACGGTCGCGGCAACGCCTACACCACGCTGTTTATCGACAGCCAAATGGTCAAATGGAACATCGACGACGCCATCAAAGCCTACAAAGGCGAAAAAGTGGATCCGATCAAACAGAAACTCGACGTCCACTACCAACCCGGCCACAACCATACGACCATGGGCGAAACCAAGGAAGCCGACGGTAAATGGCTGGTATCTTTGAACAAATTCTCCAAAGACCGCTTCCTCAACGCCGGCCCGCTGAAACCGGAATGCGACCAGTTGATCGACATTTCCGGCGACGAAATGCGCCTGGTACACGACAACCCGACCTTTGCCGAACCGCATGACCTGTGTCTAGTTGCCGCTTCCAAAGTCAACCCGAAAAAAACCTGGGACCGCAAAGACCCATGGTTCTGGCAAGACGCTGTGGAACAAGCGAAAAAAGACGGTGTCGAGCTGGAAAAAGCCGCCAAAGTCATCCGCGAGGGCAACAAAGTCCGCGTATACATGACTGCCATCGCACCTGCGTACAGCGTTCCGCAATTCGAAGTCAACCAAGGCGACGAAGTAACCGTATATGTTACCAACGTCGAAACCATCGAAGACTTGACCCACGGCTTCACTTTGGAAGGCTACGGCATCGCGATGGAAATCGGCCCGCAGGCTACCCAGTCGGTAACCTTCAAAGCCGTCCGTCCGGGCGTACACTGGTACTACTGCCAATGGTTCTGCCACGCCCTGCATATGGAAATGTCCGGTCAAATGATCGTTAAACCCCGATAA
- a CDS encoding nitrous oxide reductase family maturation protein NosD translates to MHIPQFKTWRRAVLTFMFGSMIQTTFAATIDVSPNDNLPEVIARAQAGDTLKLASGTYKTKLLIDKPITLEGPADRSAKIEGDRTGRTIAVTAPDVTLRNLTVTRSGMSLPAMDAGIYLEETAPRALIEHNNILDNSVGVYIHGSAESMVRENKIVGDSTLRVNERGNAVTVWNAPGAQVIGNDISKGRDGIFSNTSKNNTYKNNRFSDLRFAVHYMYTNDSEVSDNISVGNNMGYVLMFSDRLNVYGNIAVGSRDQGIMLNYVNYSDIHDNIINKAGKCVFAYNANFNKIVSNHFENCEIGIHFTAAIEGTTLSDNAFINNESQVKYVSTRFLDWGEGGRGNYWSDNSAFDLDGDGFGDSAYRPNGIIDQIVWRAPVARLLMNSPAISIVKWAQSQFPAILPGGVIDSKPLMKAGSNKTTTKYEAMKEQLLQEAKTNQSKWGDAENGALN, encoded by the coding sequence ATGCACATACCCCAATTCAAAACATGGCGACGCGCTGTCCTGACGTTTATGTTCGGCAGCATGATTCAGACGACCTTTGCAGCCACCATCGACGTTTCCCCGAACGACAACCTGCCCGAAGTTATTGCGCGCGCGCAAGCAGGCGATACGCTCAAACTCGCCTCCGGCACTTACAAAACCAAGCTGCTTATCGACAAACCCATCACTCTTGAAGGTCCTGCCGACCGCTCCGCCAAAATCGAAGGCGACCGCACCGGACGCACCATAGCCGTCACTGCCCCCGACGTTACCCTGCGCAATCTTACCGTCACCCGTTCCGGCATGAGCCTGCCTGCCATGGACGCCGGCATCTACCTCGAAGAAACCGCACCCCGCGCCCTGATCGAACACAACAACATCCTCGACAACTCGGTCGGCGTGTATATCCACGGCTCGGCGGAGTCTATGGTGCGCGAGAATAAAATCGTCGGCGACTCCACTTTGCGCGTCAACGAACGCGGCAACGCCGTCACTGTCTGGAACGCCCCCGGCGCGCAAGTTATCGGCAACGACATTTCCAAAGGCCGCGACGGCATTTTCTCCAACACCAGCAAAAACAACACCTACAAAAACAACCGCTTCAGCGACCTGCGTTTCGCTGTCCACTACATGTACACCAACGACAGCGAAGTCAGCGACAACATTTCCGTCGGTAATAACATGGGCTACGTTTTGATGTTTTCCGACCGCCTCAACGTGTACGGTAATATCGCCGTCGGCAGCCGCGACCAAGGCATCATGCTCAACTACGTCAACTATTCCGACATCCACGACAACATCATCAACAAAGCCGGCAAATGCGTTTTCGCCTACAACGCCAACTTCAACAAAATCGTCTCCAACCATTTTGAAAACTGCGAAATCGGCATCCACTTCACCGCCGCCATCGAAGGCACGACCCTTTCCGACAACGCCTTCATCAATAACGAAAGCCAAGTCAAATACGTCAGCACACGTTTTCTTGACTGGGGCGAAGGCGGACGCGGCAACTACTGGAGCGACAACAGCGCGTTCGACCTTGACGGCGACGGCTTCGGCGACAGCGCATACCGTCCCAACGGCATCATCGACCAAATCGTCTGGCGCGCCCCTGTTGCCCGCCTCCTGATGAACAGCCCCGCCATCAGCATCGTCAAATGGGCGCAATCGCAGTTCCCCGCCATCCTTCCCGGCGGCGTGATCGACAGCAAACCGCTGATGAAAGCGGGCAGCAACAAAACCACCACCAAATACGAAGCGATGAAAGAACAACTGTTGCAAGAAGCCAAAACCAATCAATCCAAATGGGGCGATGCCGAAAACGGCGCATTAAACTGA
- a CDS encoding ABC transporter ATP-binding protein produces MSAHHVELRNVTKRFGAQKAVNQVDLVLKAGESVGLAGHNGAGKSTLIKLILGLITPTEGEVMLLGERTGSKAGAQLRSQIGYLPETVALHPSLSGIETLNFYAKLKKQPLTKNHELLERVGISQAARRRVGTYSKGMRQRLALAQALLGEPKVLLFDEPTTGLDPASRQMFYEVVRELNGRGATVLLSTHALAELDGHADRIVVMKNGVKVADGSMDELHVQSGLPLTVNIRLKAPRPLSGRWQPLSDDLSYQAQCQAEERMALLSELGNLSDLAYLDIHTPTLDDMYAQFLKREDV; encoded by the coding sequence ATGAGCGCACACCATGTCGAATTGAGAAACGTAACCAAACGCTTCGGCGCACAAAAAGCCGTCAACCAAGTCGATTTAGTCTTGAAGGCGGGCGAAAGTGTCGGTCTTGCCGGACACAACGGCGCAGGCAAGTCCACGCTCATCAAATTGATACTCGGGCTGATTACCCCCACCGAAGGCGAAGTCATGCTGCTGGGCGAGCGCACCGGAAGTAAAGCGGGCGCGCAGTTGCGCAGCCAAATCGGCTATCTGCCCGAAACCGTCGCCCTGCACCCTTCCCTTAGCGGCATCGAAACCCTCAATTTCTACGCCAAACTCAAAAAACAGCCGCTCACCAAAAACCACGAACTCCTCGAACGCGTCGGCATTTCCCAAGCCGCCCGCCGCCGCGTCGGCACCTACTCCAAAGGTATGCGCCAACGCCTCGCCCTCGCCCAAGCCTTGCTCGGAGAACCCAAAGTATTGCTGTTTGACGAACCCACCACAGGCCTCGACCCCGCCTCGCGCCAAATGTTTTACGAAGTCGTGCGCGAACTCAACGGACGCGGCGCCACCGTCCTTCTCAGCACCCACGCCCTCGCCGAACTCGACGGCCACGCCGACCGCATCGTCGTCATGAAAAACGGCGTCAAAGTCGCCGACGGCAGCATGGACGAGCTGCACGTCCAAAGCGGACTCCCCCTCACCGTCAACATCCGCCTCAAAGCTCCGCGTCCGTTAAGCGGACGCTGGCAGCCGCTTTCAGACGACCTCAGCTATCAGGCGCAATGTCAGGCTGAAGAACGCATGGCATTACTCAGCGAACTGGGCAACCTGTCCGACCTCGCCTACCTCGACATCCACACACCCACACTCGACGACATGTACGCACAATTCTTAAAAAGGGAGGACGTATGA
- a CDS encoding ABC transporter permease translates to MNPVWIITGKEVRDSLRNRWVLAASVLLAALALSLGFLGSSPTGSVKVDPLTVTVVSLSSLSIFLIPLIAMLLSYDSLIGEIERGTMALLLSYPVSRNQILAGKFIGHLIILALATTAGYGIAGITLQLANGSFDIAAWKPFALLIAASVILGAAFLSMGYLISAKVKERGTAAGIAIGVWLFFVVIFDMALLGILVADTQQTITAPVVETVLLFNPTDIYRLLNLTGYENTAMYAGMAGLSKQISLTMPVLLTAQILWVIIPLILAARIFGKRQI, encoded by the coding sequence ATGAACCCCGTTTGGATTATCACCGGAAAAGAAGTCCGCGACAGCCTGCGCAACCGCTGGGTACTCGCCGCCTCCGTCCTGCTTGCCGCCCTCGCCCTCTCATTGGGCTTCCTCGGCAGCTCGCCCACAGGCTCGGTTAAAGTCGATCCGCTGACCGTAACCGTCGTCAGCCTCTCCAGCCTATCCATCTTCCTGATTCCGCTCATCGCCATGCTCCTCTCCTACGATTCCCTCATCGGCGAAATCGAACGCGGCACCATGGCGCTGCTGTTGAGCTACCCCGTTTCCCGCAACCAAATCCTTGCCGGAAAATTCATCGGACACCTCATCATCCTCGCCCTTGCCACCACCGCAGGCTACGGAATCGCGGGCATCACGCTCCAACTCGCCAACGGCAGCTTCGACATCGCCGCGTGGAAACCCTTTGCCCTGCTGATTGCCGCCAGCGTCATCTTGGGCGCGGCATTCCTGTCCATGGGCTACCTCATCAGCGCAAAAGTGAAAGAACGCGGCACCGCCGCCGGTATCGCCATCGGCGTTTGGCTGTTTTTCGTCGTCATCTTCGACATGGCGCTTTTGGGCATCCTCGTCGCCGATACCCAGCAAACAATCACCGCACCCGTCGTCGAAACCGTCCTTCTTTTCAACCCCACCGACATCTACCGACTGCTCAACCTGACCGGTTACGAAAACACCGCCATGTACGCCGGCATGGCAGGCTTAAGCAAACAAATCAGCCTGACCATGCCCGTATTGCTGACCGCGCAGATATTATGGGTTATCATTCCCCTTATCTTGGCAGCAAGAATTTTTGGAAAGCGACAAATATGA
- a CDS encoding nitrous oxide reductase accessory protein NosL encodes MKKILPALLAALLLSACPKEDDTPPPEPQQISDRAVGHYCSMNLTEHNGPKAQIYLNGKPDHPVWFSTIKQMFGYTKLPEEPKGIHIIYVTDMGKVKDWSKPNADTAWIDGKKAYYVIESGFIGGMGAEDALPFADKAQAEKFAKEKGGRVVSFDEMPDSYIFK; translated from the coding sequence ATGAAAAAGATTTTACCTGCGCTCCTCGCCGCCCTGCTCCTGAGTGCCTGTCCTAAAGAGGATGATACCCCGCCGCCTGAGCCTCAGCAAATCAGCGACCGCGCCGTGGGGCACTATTGCAGCATGAACCTGACCGAACACAACGGCCCTAAAGCCCAAATCTATCTCAACGGCAAACCCGACCACCCCGTCTGGTTCTCGACCATCAAACAGATGTTCGGCTACACCAAGCTGCCCGAGGAGCCTAAAGGCATCCATATCATCTACGTTACCGACATGGGCAAAGTCAAAGACTGGAGCAAACCCAATGCCGACACCGCATGGATAGACGGCAAAAAAGCCTATTACGTCATCGAAAGCGGCTTCATCGGCGGCATGGGTGCGGAAGACGCCCTCCCCTTTGCCGACAAAGCCCAAGCAGAGAAATTTGCCAAAGAAAAAGGCGGCCGCGTCGTCAGCTTCGACGAAATGCCCGATTCCTACATCTTCAAATAA